The following are encoded in a window of Mycobacterium vicinigordonae genomic DNA:
- a CDS encoding prepilin peptidase, with translation MRIACGSVVLAWLAVLSACDIRHRRLPNLLTLPGAFVLLVGAGWAGRGVPALLGAATLTALYLAVHFLAPAAMGAGDVKLAIGLGALTGCFGADVWFFAALAAPLCTVVIAAAVGLRTLAHGPSMCLASALAVGLALL, from the coding sequence ATGCGGATCGCGTGCGGGAGTGTGGTGCTGGCCTGGCTGGCGGTGTTGAGCGCGTGTGACATCCGCCACCGCCGACTGCCGAACCTGCTGACGCTGCCCGGTGCGTTCGTGCTGCTGGTGGGTGCTGGGTGGGCTGGGCGCGGGGTTCCGGCGCTGCTCGGCGCGGCGACCCTGACGGCGCTGTACCTGGCAGTGCATTTCCTGGCGCCGGCGGCGATGGGCGCCGGCGACGTCAAGCTGGCCATCGGGCTGGGTGCGCTGACCGGCTGCTTCGGGGCCGACGTGTGGTTTTTCGCGGCGTTGGCAGCGCCGCTATGCACGGTGGTGATCGCGGCGGCGGTCGGGCTGCGCACCCTCGCTCACGGTCCGTCGATGTGCCTGGCCAGCGCGCTGGCCGTCGGCCTGGCGCTGCTGTAG
- the mltG gene encoding endolytic transglycosylase MltG: MSDLDEGRAERRAEPVAVGTGGPRRTRAQRKRAQRIRRRRRIAGGLAAGLLVAVVAAAVLLGGKLWHLVSGTDNDFTGDGKRDIVIQIQAGDSTTAVGETLLQRGVVRTVRAFVDAAHGNAAISSIQPGYYRMRTEIPAANAVARLADPGSRVGKLVIPEGRQLDDTTDMKTNKTTPGILTLISRATCVDLDGNQRCVSVADLRTAASKSTPAALLVPDWALARVRELGDDHRRIEGLIAPGTFNIDPAASAETTLANLVSAGAVQSLTSGLLDTAKSLGLSPYEILVVASLVQQEANAQDFAKVAQVIYNRLHEHRRLEFDSTVNYPLDRREVATTDADRAQHTPWNTYMVEGLPRTAICSPGVDALRAAEHPAPGDWLYFVTIDSQGTTLFTRDYQQHLANIELAKRNGVLDSAR, translated from the coding sequence ATGTCTGACCTGGACGAAGGCCGGGCCGAGCGCCGAGCCGAACCCGTCGCCGTGGGCACCGGTGGGCCGCGCCGGACCCGGGCGCAGCGCAAGCGCGCCCAGCGCATCCGTCGTCGCCGACGCATCGCCGGCGGTCTTGCGGCCGGTCTGCTGGTCGCGGTCGTGGCGGCCGCGGTGCTGCTGGGCGGCAAGCTGTGGCATCTGGTGTCGGGCACGGACAACGACTTCACCGGCGACGGCAAGCGCGACATCGTGATCCAGATCCAGGCAGGCGACTCGACCACTGCGGTGGGGGAGACGCTGCTGCAACGCGGCGTGGTGCGCACCGTGCGGGCGTTCGTCGACGCGGCCCACGGCAATGCCGCAATCTCATCGATCCAGCCGGGCTACTACCGGATGCGAACGGAGATCCCGGCGGCCAATGCGGTCGCCCGGCTGGCGGACCCGGGTAGCCGGGTGGGCAAGTTGGTCATCCCGGAGGGTCGTCAGCTAGACGACACCACCGACATGAAGACCAACAAGACCACCCCCGGCATCCTCACCTTGATCTCGCGGGCCACCTGCGTGGACCTCGACGGCAACCAGCGCTGCGTCTCGGTGGCCGACCTGCGCACCGCGGCCAGCAAGAGCACACCGGCCGCGCTGCTGGTGCCGGACTGGGCCCTGGCGCGGGTGCGGGAACTCGGCGACGACCATCGCCGTATCGAGGGGTTGATCGCACCGGGCACCTTCAACATCGACCCAGCGGCCTCCGCGGAGACGACGCTGGCAAACCTGGTCAGTGCCGGCGCGGTGCAATCCCTGACCTCCGGTCTACTCGACACCGCCAAATCGCTGGGACTGTCGCCGTACGAGATCCTCGTGGTGGCCTCGCTGGTCCAGCAGGAAGCCAACGCGCAGGACTTCGCGAAGGTGGCGCAAGTCATCTACAACCGGCTGCACGAGCACCGCCGGCTTGAGTTCGACTCGACGGTGAATTACCCGCTGGATCGCCGCGAGGTGGCTACCACCGACGCCGACCGCGCACAGCACACGCCGTGGAACACCTACATGGTCGAAGGCCTGCCGCGCACGGCGATCTGCTCACCCGGAGTGGACGCGCTGCGCGCCGCCGAGCATCCGGCGCCGGGCGACTGGCTATATTTCGTCACCATCGACAGCCAGGGGACCACCCTATTTACCCGGGACTATCAGCAGCACCTGGCGAACATCGAACTGGCCAAGCGCAACGGTGTCCTCGATTCCGCACGCTGA
- the aroC gene encoding chorismate synthase, whose amino-acid sequence MLRWITAGESHGRALVAMVEGMVAGVEVTSTEIADELARRRLGYGRGARMKFERDAVTMLSGVRHGVTLGGPIAIEIGNTEWPKWETVMAPDPVDPAELQNSARNEPLTRPRPGHADYAGMLKYGFQDARPVLERASARETAARVAAGTVARAFLRQALGVEVLSHVISIGASTPYDGAPPRAEDLAKIDASPVRAFDEQAEQSMIAEIEAAKKDGDTLGGVVEVVALGLPIGLGSFTSGDNRLDSQLAAAVMGIQAIKGVEIGDGFQTARRRGSRAHDEMYPGPDGVVRSTNRAGGLEGGMTNGQPLRVRAAMKPISTVPRALATVDMATGDEAVAIHQRSDVCAVPAAGVVVETMVALVLARAALEKFGGDSLAETRRNIEAYRRSVADREAPGARASGS is encoded by the coding sequence GTGTTGCGCTGGATAACTGCCGGGGAATCCCATGGCCGGGCGCTGGTGGCCATGGTCGAGGGCATGGTCGCCGGCGTCGAAGTCACCTCCACCGAAATCGCCGACGAGCTCGCCCGGCGCCGGTTGGGCTATGGCCGCGGCGCCCGGATGAAGTTTGAGCGTGACGCGGTGACCATGCTGTCTGGGGTCCGGCACGGCGTGACCCTGGGCGGCCCGATCGCCATCGAGATCGGCAACACTGAATGGCCCAAGTGGGAAACCGTGATGGCGCCCGACCCGGTCGACCCCGCCGAGCTGCAGAACAGCGCCCGCAACGAACCGCTGACCCGGCCGCGGCCCGGGCACGCTGACTACGCCGGCATGCTCAAGTACGGCTTCCAGGACGCCCGCCCGGTGCTGGAGCGGGCTAGTGCCCGCGAGACCGCCGCTCGGGTGGCGGCCGGGACCGTGGCTCGGGCATTCCTGCGTCAGGCGCTGGGCGTCGAGGTGCTCTCCCACGTCATTTCGATTGGCGCCTCCACGCCCTACGACGGTGCGCCGCCGCGGGCCGAAGATCTCGCCAAAATCGACGCCAGTCCCGTCCGCGCATTCGATGAGCAGGCCGAGCAGTCCATGATCGCCGAGATCGAGGCGGCCAAGAAGGACGGCGACACCCTGGGCGGCGTCGTCGAGGTGGTCGCGCTGGGCCTGCCGATTGGGCTTGGCTCCTTCACTAGTGGCGACAACCGCCTCGACAGCCAACTGGCCGCCGCGGTGATGGGCATCCAGGCAATCAAGGGGGTGGAGATCGGCGACGGGTTCCAGACCGCGCGCCGCCGCGGCAGCCGCGCCCACGACGAGATGTATCCCGGGCCGGACGGCGTCGTGCGCTCCACTAACCGAGCCGGCGGGCTGGAAGGTGGGATGACCAACGGCCAGCCGTTGCGGGTGCGCGCGGCGATGAAACCGATCTCCACCGTGCCGCGGGCGCTGGCCACTGTCGATATGGCCACCGGCGACGAGGCGGTGGCTATCCACCAGCGGTCCGACGTGTGTGCGGTGCCAGCCGCCGGCGTAGTGGTCGAGACCATGGTGGCCCTGGTGCTGGCCCGGGCCGCGCTGGAAAAGTTCGGCGGCGACTCGCTGGCCGAAACCCGCCGCAACATCGAGGCCTACCGGCGTTCGGTCGCCGACCGCGAGGCGCCGGGCGCGCGGGCGTCCGGAAGCTAG
- the ruvX gene encoding Holliday junction resolvase RuvX has protein sequence MADEADPRRGRRIGVDVGTVRIGVAVSDPDGILATPVETVRRDRSGRHLRRLGALVSEYEAVEVVVGLPRTLGDRIGSSAQDAIELADLLAQRIAPVPVRLADERLTTVAAQRSLRDAGMRARQQRSVIDQAAAVGILQGWLDQLRARAARPAEQASDV, from the coding sequence GTGGCTGACGAAGCTGACCCCAGACGAGGACGCCGCATCGGCGTGGACGTCGGCACGGTGCGCATCGGGGTCGCAGTCAGCGATCCCGACGGCATCCTGGCTACTCCGGTGGAGACCGTCCGCCGCGACCGATCCGGCAGACATCTGCGTCGGCTGGGCGCCCTGGTATCCGAATACGAGGCCGTCGAGGTGGTGGTGGGGTTGCCGCGAACGCTGGGCGACCGCATAGGTTCGTCGGCGCAGGACGCGATCGAGCTGGCGGACCTGCTGGCGCAGCGCATCGCGCCCGTCCCGGTGCGGCTGGCGGACGAGCGGTTGACCACGGTCGCCGCGCAGCGGTCGCTGCGCGATGCGGGGATGCGGGCCAGGCAGCAGCGCTCGGTGATCGACCAAGCGGCTGCGGTCGGGATCCTGCAGGGCTGGCTCGACCAGCTGCGTGCTCGCGCAGCCCGCCCCGCCGAGCAGGCGTCCGATGTCTGA
- a CDS encoding shikimate kinase, protein MAPKAVLVGLPGSGKSTIGRRLAKVLGVSMLDTDAAIEEKTGRTIADIFATDGEQEFRRIEEEVIRAALAEHNGVLSLGGGAVTSPGVRAALAGHTVVYLEIGAAEGVRRTGGSTVRPLLAGPDRAEKFRELMTTRIPLYRRVATIRVDTNRRNPGAVVRYIVSRLQTQVEAAT, encoded by the coding sequence ATGGCTCCCAAAGCGGTACTCGTGGGCTTGCCGGGTTCCGGCAAGTCCACCATCGGACGCCGGCTGGCCAAGGTGCTCGGGGTGAGCATGCTGGACACCGACGCCGCCATCGAGGAGAAAACTGGTCGCACCATCGCCGACATCTTTGCCACCGACGGCGAGCAGGAATTCCGCCGCATCGAGGAGGAGGTGATCCGTGCGGCTCTGGCCGAGCACAATGGGGTGCTGTCCCTGGGGGGCGGCGCGGTCACCAGCCCCGGGGTGCGCGCCGCGCTGGCCGGCCACACCGTGGTCTACCTGGAGATCGGCGCCGCCGAAGGCGTACGGCGCACTGGCGGCAGCACCGTGCGGCCGCTGCTGGCCGGCCCGGACCGCGCCGAGAAGTTCCGCGAGCTCATGACCACCCGCATCCCGCTGTACCGCCGCGTCGCAACCATCCGGGTCGACACCAATCGGCGTAACCCCGGTGCGGTGGTCCGCTACATCGTGTCCCGGTTGCAGACTCAAGTAGAGGCCGCCACATGA
- the alaS gene encoding alanine--tRNA ligase, translated as MQTHEIRKRFLDHFVKAGHTEVPSASVILDDPNLLFVNAGMVPFVPFFLGQRTPPYATATSIQKCIRTPDIDEVGITTRHNTFFQMAGNFSFGDYFKRGAIELAWALLTNPVADGGYGLDPEKLWATVYLDDEEAVGLWREIAGLPPERIQRRGMADNYWSMGIPGPCGPSSEIYYDRGPEFGVDGGPIANEDRYLEVWNLVFMQNERGEGASKEDYEILGPLPRKNIDTGMGVERIALVLQNVHNVYETDLLRPVIDLVASRAPRGYDVGNHPDDVRYRIIADHSRTTAILIGDGVSPGNDGRGYVLRRLLRRVIRSAKLLGIETPIVGELMATVRDAMGPSYPELVTDFDRINRIAVAEETAFNRTLAAGSKLFDDVAGTTKSAGATVVSGSDAFTLHDTYGFPIELTLEMAAESGLTVDEAGFRELMAEQRQRAKADAAARKHAHADLTAYRELVDAGPTEFTGFHELSSEAKILGIFIDGRRVPVVSHSDSADADRVELILDRTPLYAESGGQIADAGTITGTGSGGSAKAAVGDVQKIAKTVHVHRVTVESGEFVEGDTVVAAVDPGWRKGATQGHSGTHMVHAALRQVLGPNAVQAGSLNRPGYLRFDFNWQGPLSEEQRTEIEHVTNEAVQADFEVHTFVENLEKAKAMGAMALFGEAYPERVRVVEMGGPFSLELCGGTHVHNTAQIGPVTILGESSIGSGVRRVEAYVGLESFRHLAKERALMAGLASSLKVPSEEVPARVAGLVERLKVAEKELEKSRLANARAAATNAAAGAERIGNVRLVAQRMSAGMTAADLRTLVGDIRGKLGADPAVVALISTSSAGEGSTVPYAVATNPAAQDLGLSANELVKQLAQAVEGRGGGKADLAQGSGKNPTGIEAALAALRAEIAAIARVG; from the coding sequence GTGCAGACACACGAGATCAGGAAGCGTTTCCTTGATCATTTCGTGAAGGCCGGTCACACCGAAGTGCCTAGCGCCTCGGTGATACTCGATGACCCCAACCTGTTGTTCGTTAACGCCGGCATGGTGCCGTTCGTGCCGTTCTTCCTGGGGCAGCGTACTCCGCCGTACGCCACGGCGACCAGCATCCAGAAGTGCATCCGCACGCCGGACATCGACGAGGTCGGCATCACTACCCGGCACAACACGTTCTTCCAGATGGCCGGCAACTTCAGCTTCGGCGACTACTTCAAGCGTGGCGCCATCGAACTGGCCTGGGCGTTGCTGACCAACCCGGTTGCCGACGGGGGATACGGGTTGGATCCCGAAAAACTCTGGGCAACAGTCTATCTCGATGACGAAGAGGCGGTAGGGTTGTGGCGGGAGATCGCCGGCCTGCCGCCCGAGCGGATCCAGCGCCGCGGCATGGCCGACAACTACTGGTCGATGGGCATTCCGGGCCCGTGCGGGCCGTCCTCGGAGATTTACTACGACCGCGGCCCCGAGTTCGGCGTCGACGGCGGCCCGATTGCCAACGAGGACCGCTACCTCGAGGTCTGGAACCTGGTGTTCATGCAGAACGAGCGCGGCGAGGGCGCCTCAAAGGAGGACTACGAGATCCTCGGGCCGTTGCCGCGCAAGAACATCGACACCGGTATGGGCGTGGAGCGCATCGCGCTGGTGCTGCAGAACGTGCACAACGTCTACGAGACCGACCTGCTGCGTCCGGTGATCGATCTGGTGGCCAGCCGCGCACCCCGCGGATACGACGTCGGTAATCACCCCGACGATGTCCGCTATCGCATCATCGCCGACCACAGCCGCACCACCGCCATTCTGATTGGCGACGGTGTCAGCCCCGGCAATGACGGCCGCGGCTACGTACTGCGCCGACTGCTGCGGCGAGTCATCCGCTCGGCCAAGCTGCTTGGTATCGAAACCCCGATTGTGGGGGAGCTGATGGCCACCGTGCGCGACGCGATGGGCCCCTCCTACCCCGAGCTGGTAACCGACTTCGACCGGATCAACCGCATCGCAGTGGCCGAGGAGACCGCGTTCAACCGCACCCTGGCCGCGGGGTCCAAGCTTTTCGATGATGTGGCCGGCACCACGAAATCGGCTGGCGCGACCGTGGTTTCCGGCTCGGACGCCTTTACCCTGCACGACACCTACGGCTTCCCGATCGAACTCACCCTCGAGATGGCCGCCGAGTCGGGCCTGACCGTCGACGAGGCCGGTTTCCGGGAGCTGATGGCCGAGCAACGGCAGCGCGCCAAGGCCGACGCGGCCGCGCGTAAACACGCCCACGCCGACCTGACCGCCTACCGTGAACTGGTCGACGCCGGCCCCACCGAGTTCACCGGTTTCCACGAATTATCTTCTGAGGCAAAGATACTCGGAATTTTCATCGACGGCCGCCGGGTTCCGGTGGTGTCACATTCGGACAGCGCGGACGCCGACCGCGTCGAGCTGATCCTGGACCGCACACCGTTGTACGCCGAGTCGGGCGGCCAGATCGCCGACGCCGGCACCATCACCGGCACCGGATCCGGCGGCAGCGCCAAGGCCGCCGTCGGCGACGTGCAGAAGATTGCCAAAACCGTTCACGTGCACCGCGTCACGGTCGAATCGGGCGAGTTCGTCGAGGGCGACACCGTTGTTGCCGCGGTGGACCCGGGCTGGCGCAAGGGGGCCACCCAAGGTCACTCCGGCACGCACATGGTCCATGCCGCGCTGCGCCAAGTGTTGGGCCCCAACGCTGTTCAGGCCGGGTCGCTGAACCGTCCGGGCTACCTGCGGTTCGATTTCAACTGGCAGGGTCCGCTCTCAGAAGAGCAGCGCACCGAGATCGAGCACGTCACCAACGAGGCCGTGCAGGCCGACTTCGAGGTACACACGTTCGTCGAGAATCTCGAGAAGGCCAAGGCGATGGGCGCGATGGCGTTGTTTGGCGAGGCCTATCCGGAGCGGGTGCGGGTGGTCGAGATGGGCGGACCGTTCTCCCTGGAGCTGTGCGGCGGCACCCATGTGCACAACACCGCGCAGATCGGCCCGGTGACCATCCTGGGCGAGTCGTCGATCGGTTCGGGAGTGCGCCGGGTCGAGGCCTACGTGGGGCTGGAGTCGTTCCGGCACCTAGCCAAGGAGCGCGCGCTGATGGCCGGACTGGCGTCATCGCTGAAGGTGCCCTCCGAGGAGGTGCCGGCCCGGGTAGCGGGTCTGGTGGAGCGACTCAAGGTTGCCGAGAAGGAACTCGAGAAGTCCAGATTGGCCAACGCGCGGGCGGCGGCGACAAACGCTGCCGCCGGGGCCGAACGGATCGGTAACGTCCGCCTGGTGGCGCAGCGCATGTCGGCTGGGATGACGGCAGCAGACCTGCGCACCCTGGTCGGCGACATCCGCGGCAAGCTGGGCGCCGACCCGGCCGTGGTGGCCCTGATCTCGACAAGCTCGGCAGGGGAGGGCTCTACCGTGCCGTACGCGGTGGCGACCAATCCCGCCGCGCAGGACCTGGGTTTGAGCGCTAATGAACTGGTCAAGCAGCTTGCGCAGGCGGTCGAGGGACGCGGCGGCGGCAAAGCCGACCTGGCGCAGGGTTCGGGTAAGAACCCGACCGGTATCGAGGCCGCCCTTGCCGCGCTGCGCGCGGAGATCGCAGCGATAGCGCGGGTCGGTTGA
- the aroB gene encoding 3-dehydroquinate synthase, translated as MTDKDSPVTVEVAVDPPYPVVIGSGLLDQLQQLLAGRHKVAILHQPVLTDTAEQMRIRLADNGVDAHRIEIPDAEAGKDLPVVGFIWEVLGRIGIGRKDALVSLGGGAATDVAGFAAATWLRGVSIVHVPTTLLGMVDAAVGGKTGINTEAGKNLVGAFHQPLAVLVDLATLKTLPHNEIVAGMAEVVKAGFIADPMILDLIEADPQAALDPDGKVLPELVRRAIAVKAEVVAADEKESELREILNYGHTLAHAIERRERYRWRHGAAVSVGLVFAAELARLTGRLDDETAARHRNILTSLGLPVSYDADALPQLIEFMAGDKKTRAGVLRFVVLDGLAKPGRLVGPDPGLLVTAYAGVCAP; from the coding sequence ATGACAGACAAGGATTCGCCGGTCACCGTCGAGGTGGCTGTCGACCCGCCCTACCCCGTAGTGATCGGCTCGGGGTTGCTTGACCAGCTTCAGCAACTGCTCGCCGGCCGGCACAAGGTGGCCATCCTGCACCAGCCGGTGCTGACCGACACCGCCGAGCAGATGCGTATCCGCTTGGCCGACAACGGAGTTGACGCACACCGAATCGAAATCCCGGACGCCGAGGCCGGAAAAGATCTGCCGGTGGTCGGCTTCATCTGGGAAGTGTTGGGCCGCATCGGAATCGGTCGCAAAGATGCCCTGGTCAGCCTGGGCGGCGGCGCGGCCACCGACGTCGCCGGATTCGCGGCGGCCACCTGGCTGCGGGGTGTGTCGATCGTGCACGTACCCACCACCCTGCTCGGCATGGTCGACGCTGCTGTCGGTGGCAAGACCGGCATCAACACCGAGGCGGGCAAGAACCTGGTCGGTGCGTTCCACCAGCCGCTGGCCGTGCTGGTCGACCTGGCAACGCTAAAAACTCTGCCACACAACGAGATCGTTGCTGGAATGGCTGAGGTGGTGAAAGCTGGGTTCATCGCCGACCCGATGATCCTGGACCTGATCGAGGCCGACCCGCAGGCGGCGCTGGACCCCGACGGCAAAGTGCTGCCCGAACTGGTCCGCCGCGCCATCGCCGTCAAGGCCGAGGTGGTCGCCGCCGACGAGAAGGAATCCGAACTCCGCGAAATCTTGAACTACGGCCACACTCTGGCCCACGCGATCGAACGCCGGGAGCGCTACCGGTGGCGGCACGGCGCGGCGGTGTCGGTTGGTCTGGTGTTCGCCGCGGAACTGGCCCGGCTGACCGGCCGCCTCGACGACGAGACCGCCGCGCGCCACCGCAATATCCTGACCTCGCTGGGCCTCCCGGTCAGCTACGACGCGGACGCGTTGCCTCAGCTGATCGAATTCATGGCCGGGGACAAGAAAACGCGCGCCGGTGTGCTGCGGTTCGTGGTCCTCGACGGGCTGGCTAAGCCGGGACGGTTGGTCGGGCCCGATCCGGGACTGCTGGTGACCGCGTACGCCGGAGTGTGCGCGCCATGA
- a CDS encoding B-4DMT family transporter, which produces MNKWMVRGLVFAAGMVVLRLVQGALINAWQTQSALISIVLLTIFIICAAVWGTFDGRADAKTNPDPDRREDLAMVWLLAGLVAGLISGAVAWIIALFYKAIYTGGLLNELTTFAAFTALLVFLFAIVGVSLGRWRVDRTAPPVEKHDGSRGGPDRADTDVFSAVRADDSPTGEIPTAVATEERTSPVATMEREQDSRTEVIPTHDSDAKTEIIRTHEDDPKTEVIRTDDPEAKTEIIRTDADHTKPDPRKD; this is translated from the coding sequence ATGAACAAGTGGATGGTGCGTGGATTGGTCTTTGCGGCCGGGATGGTCGTCCTTCGCCTGGTGCAGGGAGCGCTGATCAACGCATGGCAGACGCAGTCCGCGCTGATCAGCATCGTGTTGCTGACGATCTTCATCATCTGCGCCGCGGTCTGGGGCACCTTCGACGGTCGCGCCGACGCCAAGACCAACCCCGACCCCGACCGCCGCGAGGACCTGGCCATGGTGTGGTTGCTGGCCGGCCTGGTGGCCGGCTTGATCAGCGGCGCGGTCGCCTGGATCATCGCGCTGTTCTACAAGGCGATTTACACCGGCGGGTTGCTCAACGAGCTAACAACGTTCGCAGCGTTCACCGCCCTGCTGGTCTTCCTGTTCGCCATCGTCGGTGTGTCGCTCGGCCGCTGGCGGGTGGATCGCACCGCTCCCCCGGTCGAGAAGCACGATGGCTCGCGTGGCGGCCCCGACCGTGCCGACACGGACGTCTTCTCCGCGGTCCGCGCCGACGACAGCCCGACCGGGGAAATACCGACAGCGGTGGCCACCGAGGAGCGCACCTCGCCGGTGGCGACCATGGAACGCGAACAAGACTCGCGCACCGAGGTGATTCCAACCCACGACAGTGACGCCAAGACCGAGATCATCCGCACCCACGAGGACGACCCCAAGACCGAAGTAATTCGCACCGACGATCCCGAAGCCAAGACCGAGATCATTCGCACCGACGCCGACCACACCAAGCCGGACCCCCGCAAGGACTAG
- the aroQ gene encoding type II 3-dehydroquinate dehydratase: MTITVNVFNGPNLGRLGQREPAVYGSTTHDELVALIEREAAELGIKVVVRQSDSEAELLDWIHRAADASEPVILNAGGLTHTSVALRDACAELSVLIEVHISNVHAREEFRRHSYLSPVATGVIVGLGIQGYLLALRYLAGA; this comes from the coding sequence ATGACCATCACCGTAAACGTGTTCAACGGGCCCAACCTGGGTCGGCTCGGTCAGCGCGAGCCGGCTGTCTACGGCAGCACCACTCACGACGAACTGGTCGCCCTGATCGAGCGCGAGGCGGCCGAGCTGGGCATCAAAGTTGTTGTACGACAAAGCGACAGCGAAGCCGAACTTCTCGACTGGATTCACCGGGCCGCCGACGCTTCGGAGCCGGTGATACTCAACGCCGGCGGGCTTACCCACACCTCGGTGGCACTGCGTGACGCCTGCGCCGAACTGAGCGTGCTGATCGAGGTGCACATCTCCAATGTGCATGCGCGCGAAGAGTTTCGCCGCCACTCTTACCTGAGCCCGGTCGCCACGGGGGTAATCGTGGGCCTGGGAATCCAGGGTTACCTGCTGGCGTTGCGCTACCTCGCCGGGGCCTGA
- a CDS encoding shikimate dehydrogenase translates to MPHADGRPRKAGVLGSPIAHSRSPQLHLAAYRALGLRGWTYDRIECDADALPGVVGGFGPEWVGVSVTMPGKFAALRFADERTARAEQVGSANTLVRTARGWRADNTDVDGVAGALGSVSGDALVVGSGGTAPAAVVALAALGADCITVVARNPEKAGRLVELGLRAGVATRFCGLDDAALADRVASAAALVSTIPPDVAARYADTFAAVPVLLDAVYEPWPTPLAAAVQAAGGRVVSGLQMLLHQAFSQVEQFTGLPAPREAMTCALRELL, encoded by the coding sequence ATTCCGCACGCTGACGGGCGCCCCCGCAAGGCGGGCGTGCTGGGCTCACCCATCGCGCATTCCCGGTCGCCACAACTGCATTTGGCCGCGTACCGGGCACTGGGCCTGCGCGGCTGGACCTACGACCGCATCGAGTGCGACGCCGACGCGCTGCCGGGCGTGGTCGGCGGGTTCGGGCCGGAATGGGTCGGGGTTTCGGTGACCATGCCGGGCAAGTTCGCCGCGCTGCGCTTCGCCGACGAGCGCACCGCGCGGGCCGAGCAGGTTGGGTCCGCCAACACCCTCGTACGCACGGCGCGCGGCTGGCGAGCCGACAACACCGACGTCGACGGCGTCGCGGGTGCGCTGGGATCGGTATCGGGAGACGCGCTGGTGGTCGGATCGGGCGGCACCGCGCCGGCGGCCGTCGTCGCGCTGGCCGCGCTGGGCGCCGATTGCATCACGGTGGTGGCGCGCAACCCGGAGAAGGCCGGGCGGCTGGTGGAACTCGGCCTGCGGGCGGGCGTCGCGACTCGGTTCTGCGGCCTCGACGACGCGGCTTTGGCCGATCGGGTGGCCTCGGCGGCGGCGCTGGTCAGCACCATCCCGCCCGATGTTGCGGCGCGCTACGCCGACACCTTCGCCGCCGTCCCGGTGCTGCTGGACGCCGTCTACGAGCCCTGGCCGACGCCGTTGGCCGCCGCGGTGCAGGCGGCCGGGGGCCGGGTGGTGAGCGGCCTACAGATGCTGCTGCATCAAGCGTTCTCGCAGGTGGAGCAGTTCACCGGACTGCCGGCTCCGCGCGAGGCGATGACTTGCGCGCTGCGGGAATTGCTCTAA